In the genome of Calothrix sp. PCC 6303, the window CGTACAGTTCCTGGGTCGATTTGGATACACAACTACGGGCATGAACACCGTTAGTAATGGCACCGATGGGAACTTCTTCTACAGGAACATCTTTCCATAAACCCTGGAACATGTCACGGGAAACTACGCCATGTAGCTGGGCAACTCCATTGGAGAAGGTTGCCATCTTCAATGCCAAAACCGCCATACTAAAGGCAGAAGCATCATCTTCAGGATTATCTCTGCCCAATTCTAAGAATTGCTCTGGGGATAATCCGAATATGTTTCCATAGTAACCCAGGTAGTGTAAAACCTTATCGGGGGAAAATAGATCGATCCCTGCGGGTACGGGAGTATGGGTTGTAAAGATATTGGAAGAGATTACTAACTGTTTAGCAGTAGCATAACTCAAACCTTTTTCTTGAATCAGGATGCGAGTACGTTCAAGGGCAGAAAATGCGGCGTGTCCCTCGTTCATATGGTACGCGGTAACTTCGTATCCTAGTGCCTTCAGCAAGCGCACACCACCAATTCCCAACATAATTTCTTGGTGAATCCGCATGTCGGTATCACCACCATACAATTGGTCGGTAATATCTTGATCATAGGCGTTGTTTGGTTCGATATTGGTATCCATCATGTAGAGGGGTACCGAACCTACTTGAACGCGCCACACACGAGCATATACCTTACGTCCTGGGTAATCAACCTCAATGCGTAGTTCTGAACCATCTGCGTTGCGTTCGAGGTGCAACGGCATGTTATGAAAATCGTTGTTGATGTAGCGTTCTTGTTGCCAACCATCAGCGTTGAGGTATTGGGCAAAGTAACCTTGTTGATACAGTAAACCGACACCTAATAATGGTAAACCCAGGTCGCTAGCTGATTTGAGGTGATCACCAGCTAGAACCCCCAAACCACCTGAGTAGATGGGTAAACAATCAGTTAAACCAAATTCAGCGGAGAAATAAGCATAATATTCTTTAGGCTTACCAGTGCGTTGCTTTTGAAACCAAGTCCGTTCTTGAAGATAATCTTCTAGCTGTTGCGCTGCACGTCCCATTTGAGCGAGAAAGCCCTCATCTTCCACAACTTCAGTGAGCCGATCTTGGCTAATGGTACCAAGCATTGCCACCGGATTGTGGTGACTTGACTCCCACAAATCTGGATCTAAACGGCGAAATAAGTCTTTTGATTCAGCATTCCAGTCCCAATGAAGGTTGTACGCTAGTTTCCGTAACGGTTCTAAGCGTTCTGGTAATGATGGTGAAACGTTAAAAGTGCGAATAGGCTGCATAAGATGTTTGGCGTGTTTGGGAAAAATTCCAGTTCTAGCTATGGGTATTGTTCACTGTCTTCATCCAAAGTTGCTAATTTTTTATACTTTTTTTGTGAGCAAATCTTGACTTTGTAAAGTTATGGTAATTATATTGACAATCAGCTTTAGACAAGGTTAATAAATACTCCTGATGATTTAATAAGAATGTTTCGTGTTGATGATCTAACTAAATCTTAATGATTTGCTAGCTTTTTACACTGGGGAGCGATCAAAAGTATAGTTAAGTACAGAATCTGTCATGTGAACATTGAAGTTTTAGATCCCCCACTTGTTGAATGATGCCATTGGCGAATAAGGGGTCTTGCCTAGTGCAGCATCGCGTAAACAACTAGACCATTATTTGAGGATGAAAGGCGCAGTAATAAATGGCTTTCCCTCACTGCCTACTGCATACTCACTACTGTCTTGATCTACTAGGTGTTACCCCCAATTCGCCAATGGCATCCTTTAAGAAGTCGGGGGTCTAAATTTTCATCTCATGATTAATTCTAAATTAATCAGTTATGTTTATGACGAATAGTCTCATAAATTTCCACATAATCTTCCGCCGGATACTTCCAAGAATTATCGCATTTCATCCCTTGAATTGCTAAATTGCAGAATAGTTCGGGACTGAGATTATATAAATCAATTGCCCTACCCATAGCAGATTCTAAAGCATAATTATCGGTTTCAAAAAACACAAAACCATTACGTTCTTCCGGGGTATGCATCGTATCATAATCCCAATCAAACACAGTATTTACTAACCCCCCTACGCCTCTAACAATTGGTACTGTACCGTATTTTAAACCAATCATTTGTGTTAAACCGCAGGGTTCATAATTACTCGGAACAACAATCATATCCGCAGCAGCGTAGATCAGATGGGATAATTCCTCATTAAAACCAAGTTCAATATGCACGTCGGGATCATCAGCTAAAAATTTCTTTTCATGGGCAAACCAACTGTGAATACTGGGTTCAGTTGCTGCACCTAAGAGGACAAATTGTGCTTGTCTTTCCAGTGCGTGGTAAATTGCATGGTGAACTAAATGGACACCTTTTTGAGCATCTAAACGCCCAATATACGCAATTAAAGGTTTATTGCTATCATCTAAATTCAATCTTTCCCGTAATGCTTTTTTGTTATAGGCTTTTTGCTCAAAATCTTCTGTTGTATAGTTATTGGGTATATATTTATCAACATCCGGACTCCAAAATTCAAAATCAATTCCATTGAGAACACCTTGGAACTTGCCTTGATGAATATCTAAAGTATGTCCCAAACCACAATTAATTTCGGTATGTAAAGCTTCCCATGCATGGTGTGGAGAAACAGTTGTCACAGCATTAGAATAAACAATGCCACCTTTCATCATATTTAGGGCAAAGCCATTAAAATTATCCCGTACTTTGTCGTATTGGAAATAATATTCTGGACGATTTAAACCTGTTGCCTTTAAAACTTCGTTACCACAAATTCCTTGATGCTTAAAGTTGTGGATGGTGTAGCAAATTCGCTGATACTCCATACCGTGATATTTATACATTTCGTATAGCATCACCGGAATTAAACCAGTTTGCCAGTCGTGACAGTGAATTACATCAGGACATTTGTTACTTTGTTGCAAAAACTGTAAAGCTGCTTTGCTAAAAAAGGCAAAGCGCATATTGTCATCATCACAACCGTAATAACAACCACGATGGAAGAAATTATCTTCTGAATGTGCCTCAATAAAAAAACACACCCTGCCATGTACCCAACCACAGTAAACTGAGCAATGAATTTGCCCATCATACCAGGGTACCCACAAGTCTTTGTAGGCATCGTGAATTCCCCAGATGTGGTCGTAGCGCATACAATCATACATGGGCAGGATTAGCTCAACACAGTGTCCTTGATTTTCTAATTCCCTGCTGAGTCCATACACTACATCACCTAACCCCCCTGCTTTGATTACAGGAGCGCATTCTGAGGCAATTTGCACTATGTACATCCCTAATCCCCACTTAATAAAAGTTTATTTAATAGATCACTCTAAAGTATATGGGATATGTAGCCAGTGATAAATACCTAGTAT includes:
- the glgA gene encoding glycogen synthase GlgA, producing the protein MYIVQIASECAPVIKAGGLGDVVYGLSRELENQGHCVELILPMYDCMRYDHIWGIHDAYKDLWVPWYDGQIHCSVYCGWVHGRVCFFIEAHSEDNFFHRGCYYGCDDDNMRFAFFSKAALQFLQQSNKCPDVIHCHDWQTGLIPVMLYEMYKYHGMEYQRICYTIHNFKHQGICGNEVLKATGLNRPEYYFQYDKVRDNFNGFALNMMKGGIVYSNAVTTVSPHHAWEALHTEINCGLGHTLDIHQGKFQGVLNGIDFEFWSPDVDKYIPNNYTTEDFEQKAYNKKALRERLNLDDSNKPLIAYIGRLDAQKGVHLVHHAIYHALERQAQFVLLGAATEPSIHSWFAHEKKFLADDPDVHIELGFNEELSHLIYAAADMIVVPSNYEPCGLTQMIGLKYGTVPIVRGVGGLVNTVFDWDYDTMHTPEERNGFVFFETDNYALESAMGRAIDLYNLSPELFCNLAIQGMKCDNSWKYPAEDYVEIYETIRHKHN